CCCAAGCTTTTCTTGGTAATGGATTAATGAAGTCAACTTTTCCAGGCCCTGTTCCCAGTTTTTCTTGTCCCTTCCCTAAAGGCTTTTATCACTCGGGTGCTTTATCAGAGCTGTCAGATGAAAGGAGGGAAATCTGACGGTCCCAAGGTGTCAGATTTCCGGGAttggattaaaaatatttaattaacttATCAAGGAAGCCCAGGGATCTTGGCTGATCCTTGTGGGAATGGAATTCTGCGGAAGGGGACCTCAGGGTGCTCAGGTCAACTTTTCCTACCTGCTGTGGGTGATTTTGGCTGGGATTAAGATGCtatccaagggaaaaaaacacatggAACCATCTTTTGTGGAAATTAAGGATATTAATAAGTAGCTAATGGGAACATCCTTCCAAACCCACCTGtttatcccaaatttatttctgggtaacatttttaaatgaaatggtATTTCCCCATTTCTTCCATGCAAACCTAAACACAATTTTCCCTCTTCTCAAACCTTatgttttaatataaaatgttaaTTATACATTTTCCAGCTTTCCCAGGTCTATGGAAACTGCTCCAAAGAAGCCTGGAAAATgtcttttccctctggaaagTCAAGTCCCTTTGCTTTCCCATGGCACTGGGGGTTTGACCCGCTTATCAGCCACGCTGGGAACAAATTGTCCTTGATTTATCCAGAATTATTTGGGATCATATGACTCCCATTTGTTACACAACAGCTCTCAGGTGACGGGATCAGAGGTGCctttcccagatcccagcactTCTGGAACTGCTGCGTGACCTTGCCCAGACTTCCAAAGTCTCCTGAAGGAGCAGGAATCATGGAGCTCTTCCCTCGCCTCATCCTTGCTTGGGTTTTGGGGAATGTGGAGTTACAGGTGGAAAAGTGGAGCGTTTTCCCTGCATACTTTCGAAAAGTTGCATTTGTGAGGTGGGTGATGGGACTGGAGCTTTCTCAGGAATATTCTTGTGTCGTGTGTGAAGGAGCTAACCAGTTATTCAAGAGGAGTTTGCTTTGATCTCTTGGATCCAGCTGGAAGAACCTGACATTTTACGTATTTTTGGGAAATTGCCGAGGTCTGTATGTCCTTCCCAAACCActtccaacctggtcttggacacttccaggtaTGGAGTAACTGCAGTTTCTCTGGAAATCTTGCTttgccaccctcacagggaaggataTATTCCCACTATCCAACTTAAACCCGCCCCGTGTCCACGCGGAgcctttccccctttccctaTCGCTCCACCCCCTTCTCCAAAacccctttccagctctccctgagcCCCTTGCACCCCGGAAACACGAAGGATATAATTCCTAGAGCAGCTACAGCTCGGGGAGAGCCCCGCGGGTAGCCAAAGAGCGATTATTGATTTAAAAAGTCCATTAAATTCATCCGTGCTCCCGCCCCCCACAACATGGCGGCGCTGGGCGGAACCACCACCCTCACGCCAAGGGGGGGGACCTGCGCGCTCCTCCCGCCCCGCCCGCAGTGGCCCCGCCCACTTCCGGTTTACACCGGAAGCCGGAAGCTGCCGCGACCGGAGGGTCTTGGTGGTTCTTTGGTGAGTCCGGGAGAGGGCCTGGAAAGGGAATAACGGGAATAAGGGGAATAAGGGCGGGATAGCGGTGGGATAGCGAGGATAATGGCGCTGCTTCCGCTACGGTACTCGCTGCAGCCCCTCGGGTGGGCAGCTCTTTGCGTTCACCTTCCTGCACGTCTATGGATGCTTCTCGGAGCCCATCCCGAGCTTTCCCACTCCCACCATTGGCGCTTTTCCCTCTTAAACTCCACGGAACTTAGCTAATACCccccctaaaaaaaccaaatcaggTGATTTCTGCCCCACACTTGCAGCGCGGGACTtaattcccagtttttccctcGGACAGGTTTATCTGGATCGTGGATTGGGCAACCCTGAGCATAAGCGTGGCTGTTGCGGCATTCCCGGTGTGATATCCTTGGGATGTTCCACCTGGATGAGAGGTAGAAGAACTGGGAGCGAATAGGACAGCACAGGTGTGTTGTGTTTCCTTGGTTTTTAGGACTTTCCCACATTATTCCATCCCACCTCTTGGAATTTACACCAGACACAGGATACTATGCTAAACATCAGACAGCTGGGAATACTTGGGATAAATCATGGATATGGTTCAGGAAGTCCATaatttccctgaattttttgttattttgccGCATTCCGTGGCAGGAAGGTGGAATTAGATGATCCCTGAGGTCCCTCTCAGCCCTGTGGGCATGGTGGGATATGGCCAGATCCTGGTTTCCTTGGGAGAATGGGAACCTGGGAAGGGATGTAGTCTGGAATGAGGTGGATTCTGGAGTTGGGATGGAGACATCCAGCTGGAATTTGCAGGTCAGGGCTGTGGTTTTTTCCTTGACAAAACACTGGGACACACAGAATTTCATCCGAATAGGcttgggaaagggaggaaaacgatttttttccaagcacaAGTTAAGGAGTTAACAGaacccagtgctgctgctctgaggacTTTAACAAGCCTGGATTTCAGTTGGAAACCTATTCCCAgttggatttgggaattggtTTGCCTCTTTTTTCATGTCCCAGGAGTCTGAGAGGATGGATACGCTGAGGAACCGGACAGTGGAGGAGCTccgggagctgcaggaggattCCCAGGAGATTGAGCGCTTGGCTTTGGAATCCCAGGAGGTCTGTGGCAGGAGATGGCCCTGGGGTGTCCTTGTCCCCTTCCTGTGCTCACCATCTTGAATTCCACAGGTTCAGGAGCTCCAGCTGGAAAGGGAGATGGCCCTGGCTGCCAACCGGAGCTTGGCCGAGCAGAACCTGAAATTCCAGGTGCCGCTGGAGACGGGGCGCAGTGACCTCTCCAAGAAataccaggagctgcaggaactggctgggaggtgcagggagcagaaggaaaagctgggTGAGCACTGGCATCTTTCCCAAGGAAGGATTCTGCTTCCTGGAAAACTgttatctctcttttttccagCAGCCAGAGAGATAGAGGATGTTATTCCTCTTGGATTTCCCTTCTTCTTTCAGCAGTTCCCAAGCCTGTTCCTTTGGGTTAGTTTTTCCCTGGTTTCTGTTGTATGATGGtgatttttccttgctttttttcccccccttttttttcccagagaaattcACAGCAGCGCTGCAGCCTCAGACTTTGCTGGATCTCCTCCAGGTGGAAAGCCAGAAGATTGAAGAGGAATCTGAGGTGAGTTTAGGGCTTAAATCCGTTGGGAATTCTAGTGGTTCATCCTCAAAGACTTGCAATTAAACCCAATCCTTCAAATCATGGATTATCTTTGGAGTCTGTTGGGTTTTCTCCAAAGACCTGGATCCATCCTTGTTTGTGTGTGGGTGCTGCTCCTTGGGATGTGGCTGGGAGAGACCTAAATTAGGATtaggggagaggagcagaggaatgCAGGGATCAGCCTGAGGCTGTTCATCTCTTCCAGAAAATGGCTGAAAAATTCCTGGAGGGTGAGGTGCCCCTGGAGACATTCCTGGAGCAGTTTTCCGGGATGAGGAAGTTGTCCCACCTGCGCCGGGTCCGagtggaaaagctgcaggagatTGTGAGGAAGTCGGAGGGATCCCAGGAGCGCACCAGGGACTCTCAGCCTCCTGTTCCTCCGCCTCCTCACGTTCCCACAGATCCACCAAAACCCTTCCCATCGGGATCTCAGGCCTTCCCTCTGCCCTACAGCCCAGCTCCGACCCTTCCACCCG
This region of Catharus ustulatus isolate bCatUst1 chromosome 6, bCatUst1.pri.v2, whole genome shotgun sequence genomic DNA includes:
- the VPS37C gene encoding vacuolar protein sorting-associated protein 37C, with the protein product MDTLRNRTVEELRELQEDSQEIERLALESQEVQELQLEREMALAANRSLAEQNLKFQVPLETGRSDLSKKYQELQELAGRCREQKEKLEKFTAALQPQTLLDLLQVESQKIEEESEKMAEKFLEGEVPLETFLEQFSGMRKLSHLRRVRVEKLQEIVRKSEGSQERTRDSQPPVPPPPHVPTDPPKPFPSGSQAFPLPYSPAPTLPPGPTAQGALPPAPFPGSPVTVGHVASSQASSQSTLPYPLPPASGYPAASAADSAPGYPKSTSGGFSWSPSRGPPQPLPYPAPHPSPPPARPGYSPYIPPGAGRPQCPYPTQPPLPNFPVPTQAPYPGPPPPFGYPPPPNPQRPTWPGY